One region of Rhodocaloribacter litoris genomic DNA includes:
- a CDS encoding dihydrodipicolinate reductase: MTQPIRVIQYGLGPIGCAVARLAASRDGLTLVGGVDIDPAKAGRDVGEVAGLPAPLGVPVTRTLAETLDRTGADVVLHTTSSYFDLFKPQILEILEAGLDVVSTAEELSFPWRDHRAEAEEIDAAARKAGKTVLGTGVNPGFLMDTLPLALSGICQEVRHVAVTRVINASTRRGPFQKKIGAGMTVEAFREQMAAGRMGHVGLPESMAMLFDTLGQRLVRYEDGVEPVVAETPVETEHVRVGAGQVRGLRQVARGFTDTGEFAVLTFIAALAEEDDGDTIRLTGRPDLEVRLRGTNGDLSTVAIAVNAVRRVHEAAPGLVTMRDLPVVSAW; this comes from the coding sequence ATGACGCAACCGATTCGTGTCATTCAGTATGGCCTCGGCCCCATCGGCTGTGCCGTGGCGCGCCTGGCCGCCTCCCGCGACGGCCTCACCCTCGTCGGCGGCGTGGACATCGACCCGGCCAAGGCCGGCCGCGACGTGGGCGAGGTGGCCGGCCTGCCCGCACCGCTCGGCGTCCCCGTCACCCGGACGCTCGCCGAAACGCTCGACCGCACCGGAGCCGACGTCGTCCTGCACACCACCAGCTCCTATTTCGATCTCTTCAAGCCGCAGATCCTGGAGATCCTCGAAGCCGGCCTCGACGTCGTTTCCACGGCCGAGGAGCTGTCGTTCCCCTGGCGCGATCACCGGGCCGAGGCCGAGGAGATCGACGCCGCCGCCCGGAAGGCCGGCAAGACGGTCCTCGGCACGGGCGTCAACCCGGGCTTTCTGATGGACACGCTGCCGCTGGCGCTCTCGGGCATCTGCCAGGAGGTGCGCCACGTGGCCGTCACCCGCGTCATCAATGCCTCGACGCGGCGCGGGCCGTTCCAGAAGAAGATCGGCGCGGGGATGACCGTCGAAGCGTTCCGGGAGCAGATGGCCGCGGGGCGCATGGGCCACGTGGGCCTGCCTGAGTCGATGGCGATGCTGTTCGACACGCTCGGGCAGAGGCTGGTGCGCTACGAGGACGGCGTCGAACCGGTCGTGGCCGAGACGCCCGTCGAGACGGAGCACGTCCGCGTCGGGGCCGGGCAGGTACGCGGGCTCCGGCAGGTGGCGCGTGGCTTCACCGACACGGGCGAGTTCGCCGTGCTCACCTTCATCGCCGCGCTGGCCGAAGAGGATGACGGCGACACGATCCGCCTGACGGGCCGGCCCGACCTGGAGGTCCGTCTCCGGGGCACCAACGGCGACCTCTCCACCGTCGCCATCGCCGTCAATGCCGTCCGCCGCGTCCACGAGGCGGCGCCGGGGCTGGTGACCATGCGCGACCTGCCGGTGGTCTCGGCCTGGTAG